One window of Cohnella hashimotonis genomic DNA carries:
- a CDS encoding SDR family NAD(P)-dependent oxidoreductase produces the protein MTGKYAGRTVIVTGAAGGIGRHLSRAYAEAGASVALSDMPGTDGEALAAQLAGEGLAALFIAADLSEAAAAARIVEQAMDWTGRVDVLVHNAGIGIWKSPLELTLVEWDRVMNINLRGAFLCGREAAKAMKHTGGGAIVNIASTRALQSEPNSEAYAASKGGILALTHALALSLGPDGIAVNAVSPGWIETGDYAALRPVDHDQHPSGRVGKPSDVVRACFYLTDPGGGFVTGTNLVVDGGMTRKMIYEP, from the coding sequence ATGACGGGCAAGTACGCGGGACGCACGGTCATCGTAACGGGCGCCGCCGGCGGTATCGGGCGCCATCTGTCGCGGGCTTACGCCGAAGCTGGCGCTTCAGTCGCGCTTAGCGACATGCCCGGCACGGACGGCGAGGCGCTGGCAGCGCAGCTGGCGGGAGAGGGGCTCGCTGCGCTGTTTATCGCGGCCGATCTGTCCGAAGCCGCGGCGGCAGCGCGCATCGTAGAGCAAGCCATGGATTGGACGGGGCGCGTCGACGTCCTCGTGCACAATGCCGGCATCGGCATCTGGAAGTCGCCGCTCGAGCTGACGCTCGTGGAGTGGGACCGCGTCATGAACATCAATCTGCGCGGCGCCTTTCTGTGCGGACGCGAAGCGGCCAAAGCGATGAAGCATACGGGGGGCGGGGCCATCGTCAACATCGCATCGACGCGCGCGCTGCAATCCGAGCCGAACTCGGAAGCGTACGCGGCATCCAAGGGCGGCATTCTGGCTTTGACGCATGCGCTGGCTCTCTCGCTCGGTCCGGACGGCATCGCGGTGAATGCGGTCAGCCCGGGATGGATCGAGACGGGGGACTATGCCGCTTTGCGGCCGGTCGATCACGATCAGCATCCGTCCGGGCGAGTGGGCAAGCCGTCGGACGTGGTCAGGGCCTGCTTCTATTTAACGGACCCCGGGGGCGGCTTCGTTACCGGAACGAATCTTGTCGTGGACGGCGGCATGACCCGCAAAATGATTTACGAGCCGTAA
- a CDS encoding serine hydrolase domain-containing protein — MTLTTTGRKTADLEGLQRAAEACKIDTCRVRIGGGPDAQTLDYARNARSAERLHKVNSVTKSVLSLLVGIALERGEFPSLHTPLAGCLPRISASLGRIRLHHLLSMTAGIDWPEWGAWGGRPNPMCESDDWVGFILDRRTATRPGVEMSYNSGCSHLLSLVLQRESGMTAEAYAARHLFGPLGILEWQWHADPQGVSIGGFGLALRGEDLFKLGLLMLARGRWAGRRIVPEAWIAESTVARHHTYDWLGSYGYHWWTFTGGGSEPLKPHIYYAMGYGGQFLFVIPERETVVSFTSDLYREPLRPLKIFSKWIAGVPYGS, encoded by the coding sequence ATGACGTTGACGACGACGGGACGCAAGACGGCCGATCTCGAAGGACTGCAGCGCGCCGCCGAAGCCTGCAAGATCGACACATGCCGTGTCCGGATCGGCGGCGGCCCCGACGCGCAAACGCTCGATTACGCGCGCAACGCCCGTTCGGCGGAGCGGCTGCACAAGGTCAACTCGGTGACGAAAAGCGTGCTCTCGCTTCTCGTCGGCATCGCGCTCGAACGAGGCGAATTCCCGTCGCTCCATACGCCGCTCGCCGGCTGTCTGCCGCGCATCTCCGCTTCGCTCGGGCGAATCCGGCTTCATCATTTGCTGTCGATGACAGCCGGCATAGACTGGCCGGAGTGGGGCGCCTGGGGCGGTCGACCCAATCCGATGTGCGAATCGGACGACTGGGTCGGCTTCATTCTGGACAGACGGACGGCGACGAGGCCAGGCGTAGAAATGTCTTACAATTCGGGATGCTCGCATCTGCTTAGCCTCGTCTTGCAGCGGGAGTCCGGCATGACGGCCGAAGCGTACGCCGCCCGGCATCTGTTCGGACCGCTCGGCATCTTGGAATGGCAGTGGCACGCGGACCCGCAAGGCGTGTCGATCGGCGGCTTCGGCCTCGCTCTCCGCGGCGAAGACCTGTTCAAGCTCGGCCTGCTTATGCTGGCGCGCGGCAGATGGGCCGGCCGTCGCATCGTGCCTGAGGCCTGGATCGCGGAGTCCACCGTCGCCAGGCATCACACCTACGATTGGCTCGGTTCGTACGGCTATCACTGGTGGACGTTCACAGGCGGCGGAAGCGAGCCTTTGAAGCCGCACATCTATTATGCCATGGGCTACGGCGGTCAATTTCTGTTCGTCATTCCTGAGCGGGAAACCGTCGTCTCGTTTACAAGCGATTTATACCGCGAACCATTAAGGCCATTAAAGATTTTCTCCAAATGGATTGCAGGCGTACCTTACGGCTCGTAA
- a CDS encoding ADP-heptose synthase, whose protein sequence is MERRFVIEAVMIAIYGQLLLPKRPVEYRIPYSTVMELYDMKDSDEPVMPDPDDDRHVKGKIGEMIAYFEDPFNKKKLERSLLAPWRESPPLPINDMVTLVVVNAAENMQYGELLDPIETEIVLTSLRVQSPILTDHIEFQDKVVQNAIPVQVFDIDDYEFAVEEDSAPTEFNP, encoded by the coding sequence ATGGAAAGGCGTTTTGTCATCGAGGCGGTCATGATCGCCATATATGGTCAGCTGCTTCTGCCGAAACGGCCTGTGGAATACCGGATTCCGTATTCGACAGTGATGGAATTGTACGATATGAAGGATAGCGACGAGCCCGTCATGCCCGACCCGGACGACGACCGACACGTCAAAGGCAAGATCGGGGAGATGATCGCCTACTTCGAAGATCCGTTCAATAAAAAGAAACTCGAGCGCTCGCTGCTCGCGCCTTGGCGGGAGAGCCCGCCGCTGCCGATCAACGATATGGTTACCCTTGTCGTGGTCAACGCGGCCGAGAACATGCAGTACGGCGAACTGCTCGACCCGATCGAGACGGAGATCGTGCTGACGTCGCTAAGAGTGCAGAGTCCGATTCTGACCGACCACATCGAATTCCAGGACAAGGTCGTTCAGAACGCGATCCCGGTCCAGGTGTTCGATATCGACGATTACGAATTCGCTGTGGAGGAAGATTCAGCTCCGACCGAATTCAACCCTTGA
- a CDS encoding YbjQ family protein, giving the protein MLVTTTPNVEGYRITSYYGMVNGETIMGANIFRDFMASITDVVGGRSGSYENKLKQARDIAVSEMVEQAKRMGANAIVGVDVDYEVVREGMLMVAVSGTAVTVEA; this is encoded by the coding sequence ATGCTCGTGACGACTACGCCCAATGTGGAAGGATACAGAATTACGTCCTATTACGGAATGGTGAACGGAGAGACGATCATGGGCGCGAACATTTTCCGAGACTTCATGGCCTCGATCACCGACGTCGTCGGCGGCAGGTCAGGCTCCTATGAGAACAAGCTGAAGCAGGCGAGAGACATCGCCGTGTCCGAAATGGTCGAACAGGCCAAGCGGATGGGCGCCAATGCCATCGTCGGAGTCGACGTGGATTACGAGGTCGTGCGGGAAGGCATGCTCATGGTAGCGGTCAGCGGAACGGCGGTTACCGTCGAAGCTTAA
- a CDS encoding aldo/keto reductase: protein MLYRKLGSTDLKISAVGVGTWQFGDEWGRSYDQREADAILGRAAELGINLIDTAECYGDHLSESLIGPAIRGRRSDWVLATKFGHHFHGPFERTDAFDPQDVVRQLEASLKALQTDYIDLYQFHSGPDAEFDTDGLWDVLGRQVEAGKIRHLGISIGSNRNVYQTSKATEVGAQAIQVVYNRLDRAPEEEVFPSCKAQSLGVLARVPLASGFLSGKYKPGATFPSDDVRSRREREDADRLLREAEEIKRTEVPEGVDMASWALAWCLRHPAVTAVIPGCKDVAQVEANAAAVALVAAGHPQDA, encoded by the coding sequence ATGCTATATCGCAAGTTGGGATCGACCGATCTAAAAATATCCGCGGTAGGCGTCGGTACCTGGCAGTTCGGCGACGAGTGGGGCAGGAGCTACGATCAGCGCGAGGCGGACGCCATTCTAGGCAGGGCCGCCGAGCTCGGCATCAATCTGATCGATACCGCCGAGTGCTATGGCGACCACCTGTCCGAGTCGCTGATCGGTCCGGCGATCCGGGGACGCCGCTCCGATTGGGTGCTCGCCACCAAGTTCGGACATCATTTTCACGGTCCGTTCGAGCGCACCGACGCATTCGATCCGCAGGACGTCGTGCGCCAGCTGGAAGCTTCCCTGAAGGCGCTGCAGACCGATTATATCGATCTCTATCAATTCCACTCCGGTCCTGATGCCGAGTTCGATACGGACGGTCTCTGGGATGTTCTGGGCCGGCAGGTCGAAGCGGGCAAGATCAGGCATCTGGGCATATCGATCGGATCCAACCGCAACGTCTATCAGACGTCCAAGGCGACGGAGGTCGGCGCGCAGGCGATCCAGGTGGTGTACAATCGGCTCGATCGCGCGCCGGAGGAGGAAGTATTCCCGTCCTGCAAGGCGCAGAGTCTAGGCGTGCTTGCCCGGGTGCCGCTTGCGAGCGGCTTTCTTAGCGGGAAGTACAAGCCGGGCGCCACGTTCCCGAGCGACGACGTTCGCTCGCGGCGCGAACGCGAGGATGCCGACCGGCTGCTGCGCGAAGCGGAGGAGATCAAGCGCACGGAGGTGCCGGAGGGCGTCGACATGGCGTCCTGGGCGCTGGCCTGGTGCCTGCGGCATCCGGCCGTGACCGCCGTCATTCCGGGCTGCAAGGACGTCGCGCAGGTCGAGGCGAACGCGGCGGCGGTCGCATTAGTCGCGGCGGGGCATCCGCAGGACGCTTGA
- a CDS encoding SOS response-associated peptidase: MCQRFSLAADLPEITQRYRIDQVVGSYRPRYNVAPTQYAAVIVEEQRERKLESLRWGLMPYWSRDAVNADGPGIGDRPIFKRMTNKQRCVIPVSGFYGWETKGRARQPIHFVLKGRGTFAVPGFYEVWPRVEGGDIRAYTMLTTLPNEMVGPYSDRMPAILDDEGIDEWLNETNTEYRGVLGTIRGISADEMMMYPVGAYVNERERETPECVEPIRNFYSAIRE; encoded by the coding sequence ATGTGCCAAAGATTTTCGCTAGCCGCGGATTTGCCCGAAATTACCCAGCGATACCGGATCGATCAGGTCGTCGGCTCCTACAGGCCCAGGTACAATGTCGCACCGACGCAATACGCCGCCGTCATCGTCGAGGAGCAGCGCGAACGCAAGCTCGAGTCGCTGCGCTGGGGCCTCATGCCTTATTGGTCCCGCGATGCCGTCAATGCGGACGGCCCCGGCATCGGCGACCGGCCGATCTTCAAGCGCATGACGAACAAGCAGCGCTGCGTTATCCCCGTTAGCGGCTTTTACGGCTGGGAGACGAAGGGCAGAGCCCGTCAGCCGATTCATTTCGTTCTTAAAGGGCGAGGAACGTTCGCCGTCCCCGGGTTTTACGAGGTGTGGCCGCGCGTCGAAGGCGGCGATATTCGCGCGTATACGATGCTGACGACGCTTCCCAACGAGATGGTCGGTCCGTATTCGGACCGGATGCCGGCCATTCTGGACGATGAAGGCATCGACGAATGGCTCAATGAGACGAATACGGAATATCGCGGCGTGCTGGGCACCATTCGCGGGATCTCGGCGGATGAGATGATGATGTACCCGGTCGGGGCTTACGTGAACGAGCGGGAGCGCGAGACGCCGGAATGCGTCGAGCCGATCCGCAACTTCTACTCCGCGATTCGGGAGTAG
- a CDS encoding CobW family GTP-binding protein, translating into MCANQTKDNGDQPILVYVLSGYLGSGKTTVLQKLLKGAKARGWKAAVLMNEAGDVNLDGELLAKDVPMAELLGGCICCSVKNDLGLSLLQLAREHRPDVIWIESTGVAQPLEMMDAVTEVSMYAKLELRGLITVVDARHLLDRLRLGAGKTLRLMREQIRGAALLLLSKTDLVGRGEAEEVRAQLREWNPSAAIEDALKGETGTDLITLLPGAVDIDVRNHYHDRHGHNHDRQGHDHGAPRLHDHVHVLTHYPSGPFSSENFERFLRELPASVYRAKGIVTFTDTAARYLFQFAYRESDFMPVASRNPAPDVIVLIGEDFSASDLRERLVGLGTGTD; encoded by the coding sequence ATGTGCGCGAATCAGACGAAAGATAACGGCGATCAGCCCATACTAGTGTACGTACTGTCAGGCTATCTCGGAAGCGGCAAGACGACCGTGCTGCAAAAGCTGCTCAAAGGCGCCAAGGCGCGAGGCTGGAAGGCGGCGGTGCTTATGAACGAAGCGGGCGACGTCAATCTCGACGGCGAGCTGCTGGCAAAGGACGTGCCCATGGCGGAGCTGCTCGGCGGCTGCATCTGCTGCTCCGTCAAAAACGATCTGGGCCTCTCTCTGCTGCAGCTGGCCCGTGAGCATCGTCCGGACGTCATCTGGATCGAGTCCACCGGCGTGGCGCAGCCGCTTGAGATGATGGATGCCGTGACGGAGGTATCGATGTATGCGAAGCTGGAGCTGCGGGGACTGATCACCGTCGTCGACGCCAGACATTTGCTCGATCGGCTGCGGCTCGGCGCCGGCAAGACGCTGCGACTGATGCGGGAGCAGATTCGAGGCGCGGCGCTGCTTCTGCTGAGCAAGACGGATCTCGTGGGCCGCGGGGAGGCGGAGGAGGTGCGCGCGCAGCTGCGCGAATGGAATCCGTCCGCCGCGATCGAGGATGCGCTGAAGGGGGAGACCGGCACGGATCTGATCACGCTGCTGCCGGGAGCCGTCGACATTGACGTCCGTAATCACTATCATGATCGGCATGGACACAATCACGACCGCCAAGGTCACGATCACGGCGCTCCACGATTGCACGACCATGTTCACGTGCTTACGCATTATCCGTCCGGCCCGTTTTCGAGCGAAAATTTCGAGCGCTTCCTGCGCGAGCTGCCGGCATCGGTGTACCGCGCGAAGGGGATCGTTACGTTTACGGATACGGCCGCGCGCTACTTGTTCCAGTTCGCCTACCGGGAATCCGACTTCATGCCGGTCGCGTCCCGTAACCCGGCGCCCGACGTGATCGTTCTGATCGGCGAAGACTTCAGCGCGTCGGACCTGCGCGAACGGCTTGTCGGCCTGGGAACGGGAACGGATTAG
- a CDS encoding endospore germination permease, whose amino-acid sequence MRGFEAGRLSVITSLILSVGLVNHVIILPIVLGTAGRDAWISVLLAGALMLILLLPLAAVLRDLGLQPFSAWLKEKGGAFSRGLILTVVVVYLLLEAIITTVDMLTWTNSTYLSETPPIVTATVFVLLCVAAVLVGMQAIVYMSCIALPVVTALGIFVASGNSDRKDYSQLLPLMEHGVEPVLRGAVVSCSGLTEMILFILLQMYANKPFRPIHLYATGLFVIVLSVGPTIAAICEFGVFESSSMRFPAFSQWRILSVGRYIEHLDFFAIYQWISGALIRISLALSLLLELSGIQKRKGKLIALIFIGVAMIGLTVYPFGDNNQYIFYKAIRPIVFAVQIGLLFYVWLLALRKRGGRGELNANRA is encoded by the coding sequence ATGAGGGGATTCGAAGCAGGCCGCCTGTCGGTCATCACGAGTTTGATCTTATCCGTCGGATTGGTCAATCATGTCATTATACTTCCGATTGTGCTCGGGACGGCCGGCAGAGACGCATGGATATCCGTTCTGCTGGCCGGCGCCCTGATGCTGATCCTGCTCCTGCCGCTGGCCGCGGTGCTTCGCGATCTGGGACTGCAGCCATTTTCCGCATGGCTGAAGGAAAAGGGCGGAGCCTTCTCGCGGGGGCTCATCTTAACTGTCGTCGTCGTCTACTTGCTGCTGGAGGCGATCATTACGACCGTTGACATGCTGACCTGGACCAACAGCACCTATCTGTCTGAGACGCCGCCGATCGTCACCGCCACGGTTTTCGTGCTCCTCTGCGTCGCTGCCGTACTGGTCGGCATGCAGGCGATCGTCTATATGTCTTGTATCGCTCTCCCGGTCGTTACGGCTCTGGGCATCTTCGTCGCGTCCGGCAATTCGGATCGCAAGGACTATTCCCAACTGCTTCCCCTGATGGAACACGGGGTGGAACCGGTATTAAGGGGGGCCGTCGTATCCTGCAGCGGGCTGACGGAAATGATATTGTTCATACTGCTGCAAATGTACGCCAACAAGCCTTTTCGCCCGATTCATCTGTATGCCACCGGCCTGTTCGTCATTGTACTGTCCGTCGGCCCGACCATAGCCGCCATTTGCGAATTCGGTGTGTTCGAGTCCAGCAGCATGCGTTTTCCCGCTTTTTCGCAGTGGCGCATATTGAGTGTCGGCCGCTATATCGAGCATCTCGATTTTTTTGCCATCTACCAATGGATTAGCGGGGCGCTCATTCGCATCTCGCTTGCGCTTAGTCTCCTGCTCGAGCTGTCCGGCATTCAAAAGCGCAAGGGAAAATTGATCGCCTTGATTTTCATCGGAGTCGCAATGATCGGGCTGACCGTCTATCCGTTCGGGGACAACAATCAATATATTTTCTATAAGGCGATCCGGCCGATTGTCTTTGCGGTGCAGATCGGCCTTCTGTTCTACGTATGGTTGCTGGCGCTTCGCAAGCGCGGAGGGAGGGGCGAGCTGAATGCAAACCGGGCTTGA
- a CDS encoding spore germination protein — translation MQTGLEWLDDEIAGCADVNVEKLSAGNRQASLVSATGMIDNVIYKDRLLPSLDEWLEGKNLTEGFPGAFALAASNDEERAHVLARLFSGSVLIVSDGRMLAYPIPRQSERSPEESSSEISVKGPRDGFVESLPINRTLVRKRLKSSDLKIESFCVGTDSQTEINLLYLKSAASRSLVEEARKRIGRLSPDIVVGSGQVEEMLSDRSRALFPLVNYTGRPDYIVECLGLGRVAIIVDGLPLVYTAPTNMFELLKSPEDIHNSYYFVTMERLLRLLGLLITLTLPGFWVAVSTFNIDQIPFPLMATIVVSRIGLPMSTAIEMFLMLFMFELFREAGVRLPRAVGQTVAVVGGIIIGDAAIRAGLTSPTMLVVSAVTYVTSFMLVNQTLLGTVNLLRFVVLIFSTGLGMFGFFIGVFSILLYMVSLRSFGEPYLKPAAPYEARRARGAFLKFPYTDRRSKGSPKRGGSGG, via the coding sequence ATGCAAACCGGGCTTGAATGGCTGGACGACGAGATCGCCGGCTGCGCGGATGTGAACGTCGAAAAGCTGTCGGCCGGAAATCGGCAGGCCTCGCTCGTATCGGCGACGGGCATGATCGACAATGTCATTTATAAAGACCGGTTGCTGCCCTCCTTGGACGAATGGCTGGAGGGAAAGAACCTTACCGAAGGCTTTCCCGGCGCGTTTGCGTTGGCCGCATCGAACGACGAAGAGCGTGCGCATGTCCTGGCGCGGCTGTTCTCCGGCAGCGTGCTGATCGTGAGCGACGGGAGGATGCTCGCCTATCCGATCCCCCGCCAGTCGGAACGCTCGCCTGAAGAATCGTCTTCCGAGATTTCGGTCAAAGGGCCGCGCGACGGCTTCGTCGAGAGCTTGCCTATTAACCGTACGCTGGTGCGCAAGCGATTGAAGTCTTCGGATTTGAAGATCGAGTCGTTCTGCGTAGGTACGGACAGCCAGACGGAGATCAACCTGCTCTATCTGAAATCGGCCGCAAGCCGCTCGCTCGTCGAAGAAGCGCGCAAAAGAATCGGGAGGCTGTCGCCCGATATCGTGGTCGGCTCCGGGCAAGTCGAAGAAATGCTGTCCGACAGGTCGCGGGCGCTTTTTCCCCTCGTCAACTATACCGGCCGGCCGGATTATATCGTCGAATGCTTGGGACTCGGTCGCGTTGCCATCATCGTGGACGGCCTCCCGCTCGTGTATACGGCGCCGACCAATATGTTCGAGCTGCTCAAGTCTCCGGAGGACATTCACAACTCGTATTATTTCGTAACGATGGAGAGGCTGCTTCGCTTGCTAGGCCTGCTCATTACGCTCACCCTGCCCGGATTCTGGGTGGCGGTATCAACGTTTAACATCGACCAGATTCCGTTCCCGCTCATGGCGACGATCGTCGTCTCGCGAATCGGCCTGCCGATGTCGACCGCGATCGAGATGTTTCTCATGCTGTTCATGTTCGAGCTGTTTCGCGAAGCGGGCGTTCGTCTGCCGAGGGCCGTAGGGCAGACCGTCGCGGTCGTGGGCGGCATTATCATCGGGGACGCGGCGATCCGGGCGGGGCTTACTTCGCCTACGATGCTGGTCGTCAGCGCCGTGACGTACGTCACCTCGTTCATGCTCGTCAATCAGACGTTGCTCGGGACCGTCAACCTGCTTCGTTTTGTCGTGCTAATATTTTCGACTGGTCTCGGCATGTTCGGATTTTTTATCGGCGTGTTCTCGATATTGCTGTACATGGTGTCGCTTCGTTCATTCGGAGAACCATACTTGAAACCGGCAGCCCCGTACGAGGCGCGGCGCGCGCGCGGCGCCTTCCTCAAATTCCCGTATACGGATCGAAGGAGCAAGGGGAGCCCCAAACGCGGTGGATCGGGGGGGTGA
- a CDS encoding Ger(x)C family spore germination protein, with protein MHAAMRILALAIMVVVLTACWDQRSIQETSYVTSLGIDYDEKEELYSIYGTLITMSDVAKTEGASGKAFPSYIGHGKGESPQLALKALYRSTQLRPSLDHLMTIVVKENALTRIPDILDSFNRSRTVRYNISMAATTEPLDELLASDTFFNSPMYTFLYTRRVRGPAVPAVQMMNLQAFIRQFYEKSHTTLLPVLKLDRSSWKQGGKSKKYIYFDGAHAIVGQKQHEELGEPLVQGVKWFHSDQKGAFLEVRDDEGKFVAIFAVTTGKGRLTYNRHSGKDGAFKAVVSVKAYIYELHDKAVEVQLEAWAENGIREKLQQSLATGRARRIDLIGLEDELYRHHLAAWKKLKKTGIEVTSLPIDVVVDVKVTNSGKHKL; from the coding sequence ATGCATGCGGCGATGCGAATTCTGGCGCTAGCCATTATGGTCGTCGTCCTGACGGCGTGCTGGGATCAGCGCTCGATTCAGGAGACCAGCTATGTTACAAGCCTGGGAATCGATTATGACGAAAAGGAAGAGCTTTATTCCATATACGGGACGCTCATCACGATGTCCGACGTCGCCAAAACAGAAGGAGCCAGCGGCAAGGCGTTCCCCTCCTACATCGGGCATGGTAAAGGCGAGTCCCCTCAGCTTGCGCTTAAGGCCTTGTATCGAAGCACACAGCTTCGGCCGTCTCTCGATCATCTCATGACAATCGTCGTCAAGGAAAACGCGCTGACGCGAATTCCCGACATTTTGGACAGCTTCAACAGAAGCCGAACCGTGCGTTACAATATTTCTATGGCCGCGACGACCGAGCCGCTCGACGAACTGCTGGCATCCGATACCTTTTTTAATTCGCCGATGTACACGTTTTTGTACACCCGACGCGTTCGCGGTCCCGCTGTGCCCGCTGTTCAGATGATGAATCTGCAAGCGTTCATTCGCCAATTTTACGAGAAAAGCCATACGACCCTGCTGCCGGTTCTTAAACTGGACCGTTCCAGCTGGAAGCAAGGGGGAAAATCGAAAAAATATATATATTTCGATGGCGCGCATGCGATCGTCGGCCAAAAACAGCATGAGGAGCTGGGAGAGCCGCTCGTACAGGGCGTGAAATGGTTCCATTCGGATCAAAAGGGTGCGTTTTTGGAGGTCAGAGACGACGAAGGCAAATTCGTGGCCATCTTCGCGGTGACGACAGGCAAGGGGCGTTTGACCTATAATCGCCACAGCGGTAAAGATGGGGCCTTCAAGGCCGTCGTTTCCGTAAAAGCTTATATTTATGAGCTGCATGACAAGGCGGTCGAGGTACAGCTGGAAGCTTGGGCGGAAAATGGCATACGGGAAAAGCTCCAGCAATCTTTAGCCACGGGGCGCGCGCGTCGAATCGATCTGATCGGACTGGAGGACGAACTGTACCGCCACCATCTGGCGGCGTGGAAAAAGCTGAAGAAGACCGGAATCGAAGTAACGTCGCTTCCGATCGATGTCGTCGTAGACGTCAAGGTGACCAATTCGGGGAAGCATAAGCTTTAA
- a CDS encoding C40 family peptidase produces the protein MATTNSFKKLMASVVAATVLFGGAATALPAKPVSAAEATVTASSKASSIIALGKKYMGVRYKFGAKTGVTSSFDCSSFTQFLYRKYGVSLPRESKAQSKSGKYVSKANLKPGDLVFFYSPIHHVGIYIGGGKVLHTYGSPGVTISSINSGWWKNHYTTARRVL, from the coding sequence ATGGCAACAACCAATAGCTTTAAGAAATTGATGGCGTCGGTCGTCGCAGCAACCGTTCTTTTCGGAGGCGCAGCAACGGCTCTGCCGGCGAAGCCGGTCAGCGCGGCGGAAGCGACCGTCACGGCCAGCTCCAAAGCATCCAGCATCATCGCCCTCGGCAAAAAATACATGGGCGTTCGATATAAGTTCGGCGCAAAAACAGGTGTTACCAGCTCCTTCGACTGCTCTTCGTTTACCCAATTTCTGTACCGTAAATACGGCGTATCTCTGCCTCGGGAGTCCAAGGCGCAATCCAAATCAGGCAAGTACGTATCCAAGGCTAACCTGAAGCCGGGCGATCTCGTATTTTTCTACTCCCCGATCCACCATGTCGGCATTTACATCGGCGGCGGCAAGGTGCTGCATACTTACGGCAGCCCTGGCGTCACGATTTCGAGCATCAATTCGGGCTGGTGGAAGAATCACTATACGACTGCCCGCCGCGTCCTCTAG
- a CDS encoding universal stress protein, with protein MSYKNIVVAFDGSNLSRKAISHASALAESSGAALTVLHVYQVPLVNNGDFMVTLPADWSQQYMDHSFKVLEEAKTLVPGTINATFKLIDGDPANTILDYAGDNGADLIVLGSRGLGGIREFVLGSVSHNVMQHAKVPVLIVK; from the coding sequence ATGAGCTACAAAAACATTGTGGTCGCATTCGACGGTTCGAACCTGTCGCGCAAGGCCATCTCCCATGCCTCCGCGCTCGCGGAGAGCAGCGGGGCGGCGCTTACGGTACTCCATGTCTACCAGGTACCGCTCGTCAACAACGGCGACTTCATGGTCACGCTGCCGGCGGACTGGTCCCAGCAATACATGGACCACTCCTTCAAGGTGCTTGAAGAAGCGAAGACGCTCGTGCCCGGTACGATCAATGCGACGTTCAAGCTGATCGACGGCGATCCTGCGAATACGATCCTCGATTATGCCGGCGATAACGGCGCCGACCTCATCGTGCTCGGCAGCCGCGGCCTCGGCGGCATCCGCGAGTTCGTGCTCGGCAGCGTCAGTCACAACGTCATGCAGCATGCCAAGGTACCGGTTCTCATCGTCAAGTAA